TTCGCGCGACGATGTTCGGCGTGCGTGTGAGGCGCTGACGGTTCAAGGACGTCGCATAGGCCCCACGAACGTGCGACTGGAACTGGGTACCGGCAGCTACGGGACCATCGTCCGACTCCTTGCGGAGCTTCGAGATGAGGAACCTACGTTTCAGTCAGCGGATGCTGTGGCTTCGAGTCCTGACTAATTCAAAATCGCGCCCCGTCTGGGGCGCGATTCCATGGCGCGGCTTGTCTCCGCTAGAGGGCGCCGAGATTATGGAGGGCCGGATTACGGCTGTACCGCACGCTGGAAGGCTCGGAACACGACCACGTTGTCCGGAACAGACTCGGTGTCGGTAGCCACGCTGTCAGCTTTGTCCAAGACGCATGGGCTCGAGCGCACCGTGGCTGTCGCGCCACCAAGGCTCGAAAGCGCCGATTGCTTCAAGCGCATCCGGCCGTTGTGCTCCATCTTCTCCAACCGGGCTGCTTCGGCTTGGTCCGCCCGAATGGCCAGTGCGGTCATGCACAGATGGGTGTAGCGCGAGAGGCTGCGCAGGTCCCGATGCCCGCTGAAGGCCTGCAGGTCCAGGATGGTCGGAAACAGCCCTGACTCCGCAGCGCGACTGATGCCCTCGTGCCGCAGGTCGTGGATGCGCAGGTCCTCGATGCCGGCGGCGTCGCAGATGCGCCGCCAAGCTTTGAGCAAGGTTTTGAGGGCGATGTCGAAGACGAGGTCGCTCGTTCTCGGCAACTGCTTCAGCAAGGCCATCACGTCGGTGCGCAGAGCGAGCTTGCGCGGGCGTCCGTTCTTCGATGTTGGCATCTTGGCCTGTCGCCCGTCCCATTCGATTTGGTCCCAAAACAGCCCGAGGGCTTCGCTGCGACGCGCGGCGGTGGCCAACTGGAAGACCAGGAACGCCTCCATCGTGGGAATGTGCGGGAAGCCCTCTGCAATGGCCTGCTCGCGGGCACGCTCGTAGGCCGCTTTGCGGTCCCGATTGACGGCGTAGTGGGTCTCCCTTTGACGAGCTGCTTTGACGTCCTGTTCGGCGAGCTCTTGTACTCGGGCTTCAAGCGAAAGCATCTGGTCTTCTCGGCGAGCAGCTTCCATCAGGCGGATTTCTTCGTCACCGACCAGACGACGGTCACGCTCATTGAAGAATTTCAGGCGTCTGACGCCGTCCAGAGGCATATGCTCCAGATGGATACGCTGTTTGCTAATCTGGCGGTTGTAGACCGCGCTCAGGAGCTGAATCTGCCGATTGACGGTGGAGTCTTCCACGTATTCCCGGCGGTCCTCGATGAAGGCCTCGATATCTTCGGGCATCACCTCGGTGAGCGGCAAGTTGAGCCACTCAAGCGATGTCATCGGCGCGCGGACGGCGCCCAGGGGGGTAAGGACCTTGCCGAATTCCTTGAGCTCACGCTTGCGCTGTGCGATTCGCTTGGCCAGTTCATTGTTGCTGTCCGCCACCATCGCGTTCAGCATGTATGTGTAAGTGACGCCGCCCTTGAGGCCCGGGCAGTCTTCTTCGATGTAGGCGCGAATCAGGTCGGCGGTCGTCGTCTTCGCGCCTTTGGTGTAGTCGCGGAACAGTCCTTGGCGTTGTTCGGCTTCTACCGTGGCTACGAAGGCCTCCGCCTCGCTGAGGGATTTGAACGTCTTGCTCTGGTCCTTGTGGCCTTCGCGCCGCACGCGCACCAGCCAGTTGCTGTCGCCTTGGTCGACGGTGGGTTCGAGACCTTGCTCGCGCAGGTTGTTGATGTAGGTCTGCGCGGCGTCCTTGCGGCTGTAGGCGAAAGTGCGCTTGAGATTGGGGCGACGCGCGACATTGACGATGAACGGGCTGCGGTTGGTGAAATCTGCCATTGGGTTCTCCAAAAAAGTTGCTGGAGTCCCGTGTAGCGAGGCACTTGGAATATCGACGCTTAAAGCGGTCGTTAAAACGCTGAGCGCCGTGTCACCCGCCGTCACTGCGGCGCGCGTCGAATCAAGTGGGAGATGGTCAAAGAGACGAAGCTGCGCGAAGGCTAACGAACCTTCACGCAGCCCGATTTGGAACAAATTTGGAACAACCTGCCTGTTTTGCCTACTTTTTCAGCAGGCGGTCCACATTGCATGGACGCTAAGTTGTTGATTTGCTTCCAGAAAATCTGGTCGGGGTGAGAGGATTCGAACCTCCGGCCTCTACGTCCCGAACGTAGCGCTCTACCAGGCTAAGCTACACCCCGATGGTTGCGAGAAAAAAGATTCGACCTTTACGGCCCACTGTCGTGAGGTGTCAGGCGCGCCGCTCAAGCAACTGAGCCGCTAATTGTAGCAAACCCGCGGAGTGCGAATTCGCCGGAAAGCCGGCCAGTGCATCGATCGCGCGTTGCGCTTCGGCGGCGGCGGCGGCGCGCGTGGCGTCCAGGGCACCCGTTTCGCGCACGATGGCGACGACCTGGGGCAGCTGCGTGGTGTCGCCGGCTTCGATCGCGGTGCGAATGAGATCGCGCTGTGCCGGGGTGCCGCGCTGCATGGCGAGGATCAGCGGCAGGGTCGTCTTGCCTTCACGCAGGTCGTCGCCGACATTCTTCCCTGTCTCGCTGGCATCGCCGGCGTAGTCGAGCACGTCGTCGATCACCTGGAAGGCGGTGCCCAGGGCCCGGCCGTAGGCCGCGCAGGCCTCTTCCGTTTCAGGTGCAACGCCGGCCAGCACTGCAGCCAGGCGCGTGCTGGCCTCGAACAGCTTGGCAGTCTTCGAGCGGATCACGCGGAGATAGGCCTCTTCATCCAGCGAGGCGTCGTGCATGTTCATCAGCTGCAGGACCTCGCCCTCGGCGATCACGTTGGTGGCCTCGGCCAGGATCTCCATGACCCGAATGTTGTGGGCATCCAACATCATCTGGAAGGCCCGGGAATAGAGGAAATCGCCGACCAGCACGCTGGCAGGGTTGCCGAAGGACTCGTTGGCGGTGGGGCGGCCGCGCCGCAGCGTGGATTCGTCGACCACGTCGTCGTGCAGCAAGGTCGCGGTGTGGATGAATTCGACGACCGCGGCCAGGTTGAATCGCTGTTCCCCCTGGTAGCCCAACGCGCCTGCCATCAGCAGCAGCAGGGCCGGGCGCAGCCGCTTGCCTCCGGCCGAGATGATGTAT
Above is a window of Variovorax sp. RA8 DNA encoding:
- a CDS encoding DNA-binding protein, giving the protein MEEKSAPRRGRRGISRDDVRRACEALTVQGRRIGPTNVRLELGTGSYGTIVRLLAELRDEEPTFQSADAVASSPD
- a CDS encoding site-specific integrase, whose translation is MADFTNRSPFIVNVARRPNLKRTFAYSRKDAAQTYINNLREQGLEPTVDQGDSNWLVRVRREGHKDQSKTFKSLSEAEAFVATVEAEQRQGLFRDYTKGAKTTTADLIRAYIEEDCPGLKGGVTYTYMLNAMVADSNNELAKRIAQRKRELKEFGKVLTPLGAVRAPMTSLEWLNLPLTEVMPEDIEAFIEDRREYVEDSTVNRQIQLLSAVYNRQISKQRIHLEHMPLDGVRRLKFFNERDRRLVGDEEIRLMEAARREDQMLSLEARVQELAEQDVKAARQRETHYAVNRDRKAAYERAREQAIAEGFPHIPTMEAFLVFQLATAARRSEALGLFWDQIEWDGRQAKMPTSKNGRPRKLALRTDVMALLKQLPRTSDLVFDIALKTLLKAWRRICDAAGIEDLRIHDLRHEGISRAAESGLFPTILDLQAFSGHRDLRSLSRYTHLCMTALAIRADQAEAARLEKMEHNGRMRLKQSALSSLGGATATVRSSPCVLDKADSVATDTESVPDNVVVFRAFQRAVQP
- a CDS encoding polyprenyl synthetase family protein, which encodes MSVPPADNSPAAAVLSLIAEDMAGVDLVIARRLDTGVPLVRQVSQYIISAGGKRLRPALLLLMAGALGYQGEQRFNLAAVVEFIHTATLLHDDVVDESTLRRGRPTANESFGNPASVLVGDFLYSRAFQMMLDAHNIRVMEILAEATNVIAEGEVLQLMNMHDASLDEEAYLRVIRSKTAKLFEASTRLAAVLAGVAPETEEACAAYGRALGTAFQVIDDVLDYAGDASETGKNVGDDLREGKTTLPLILAMQRGTPAQRDLIRTAIEAGDTTQLPQVVAIVRETGALDATRAAAAAEAQRAIDALAGFPANSHSAGLLQLAAQLLERRA